One segment of Nostoc piscinale CENA21 DNA contains the following:
- a CDS encoding P pilus assembly protein, chaperone PapD: MITKNLFIKSTLKLASWSLLVTLLANIPAQSQVNLSPMIVELQANRGQAQASINVSNTSDQPFRARVYAQPFTYDRVTGFTTLTSSSNDLNPYLQFSPRELVIPPGVTRKVRLITRFPPNFPEGEYRAVIFTEKLDEVKDNSGNKVNIATRIGATIYVRQGNLSPNLVVDSAVWNQGQQQIQLLIKNSSKVSAKTTVKWTLLQDNKVIKQGSAESNYIIAESDRYIPINYLQPGKTALAAGQYQLIGELLWGDKQQNQQKFNVNFIIPVHTVSGK; encoded by the coding sequence ATGATTACCAAAAATTTATTCATTAAATCAACTTTAAAACTAGCAAGTTGGAGTTTATTAGTAACCTTACTAGCGAATATTCCTGCACAGTCACAAGTAAATCTTTCACCAATGATTGTTGAGTTGCAGGCTAATCGTGGTCAAGCCCAAGCTAGTATTAATGTTAGTAATACTAGCGATCAGCCCTTTCGCGCTCGCGTCTATGCTCAACCTTTTACCTATGACCGCGTAACGGGATTTACAACTTTAACTTCTAGTTCCAATGACCTGAATCCATATCTGCAATTCTCACCGCGAGAGTTAGTCATACCTCCAGGAGTCACCAGAAAAGTGCGTTTGATAACTCGCTTTCCGCCTAATTTTCCTGAAGGAGAATATCGTGCGGTAATTTTTACTGAAAAATTGGATGAAGTGAAAGACAACAGTGGTAATAAAGTTAATATTGCCACAAGAATAGGCGCAACAATTTATGTCCGCCAAGGTAATTTATCTCCCAATTTAGTAGTTGATAGTGCAGTTTGGAACCAAGGGCAGCAGCAAATTCAATTATTAATTAAAAATTCTAGTAAAGTCTCAGCTAAAACAACAGTTAAGTGGACTTTGCTGCAAGATAATAAAGTGATTAAACAAGGTAGTGCCGAGTCTAATTATATTATTGCTGAAAGCGATCGCTACATTCCCATCAATTATCTCCAGCCAGGAAAAACAGCCTTAGCTGCTGGTCAATATCAGCTAATAGGTGAATTACTCTGGGGTGATAAGCAACAAAATCAGCAGAAATTCAATGTCAATTTCATAATTCCTGTGCATACCGTTTCTGGTAAATGA